TATGCTCTCTTTTTGCAATCTGGGTATCAAACACATAATCAAAGCCTGATATATCATCCAAGAGCACCCTTTTTGCTTCCATTTCCTGAATGCAGTTGCGAAGTTCTATTGTGTGTCGGCATGCGTTGATCTCGGAAGGCGGTGTGTAAATTATCCTTATCAATCCCTGCTTTTCAAGTTCTTCCAGTTCAAGTCCGAGACTTGCTGCATAACGTCTCAGTTCTGCAGGGCTGTCCTCAAAAGTACTGATTATTCCCGGTTCACCATTTTTGGCACCTTCCACAATAAAACTAAGTCCAAACAGTGTTTTTCCGGTACCGGTATTTCCAGCTATCAATGTAGATGACAATTCAAAAAGGCCGCCTCTGCTAAGTTCATCAAATTTAGGAATTCCTGAGCTAATTCTGCTGACCTGTGCTGTTTCTTCTATAACCGGTGCAGTAATTCTTGGATAGATAGTAAGTCCATTGGCATTTATGCTAAAACTATGCTCACCATCAATATAGTTAGGACGGTTCATCTTTTGTATGGTGATCATGCGCTTGCTTCCTCTTCTCTGTATCTCCTGGGACAGATAAACGATGCCATCTGCCACGTCGCTGATAACTGATCTGCAAATATCGGACTTTGACATAGTTCCGGTAAGATAAACGATAGCATTCCACTCAACAATAGCTGAATTAAGTGAGTAGATGAATCTTCTTCTTTCAGCTTCTGGGAAACCAAATCCAATAGGTGTTATCGGATCAATGAGTACCCTGTCAGGTTTTATGGAGTTGACTATGTTGCCAAGCTCCACAAGCATTGTCAGCGGGTCTCTTTCAACGGAGCTGACATTGAATATGCGCACATTCATGGTTTCT
The sequence above is a segment of the uncultured Methanolobus sp. genome. Coding sequences within it:
- a CDS encoding ATPase domain-containing protein; amino-acid sequence: MDTKFTGIDGFDEILGGGITAPSTILIAGNPGSGRTILGVQSLCEAVRNGEKVLYICITTQSENSIRESLSEYSFYEETMNVRIFNVSSVERDPLTMLVELGNIVNSIKPDRVLIDPITPIGFGFPEAERRRFIYSLNSAIVEWNAIVYLTGTMSKSDICRSVISDVADGIVYLSQEIQRRGSKRMITIQKMNRPNYIDGEHSFSINANGLTIYPRITAPVIEETAQVSRISSGIPKFDELSRGGLFELSSTLIAGNTGTGKTLFGLSFIVEGAKNGEPGIISTFEDSPAELRRYAASLGLELEELEKQGLIRIIYTPPSEINACRHTIELRNCIQEMEAKRVLLDDISGFDYVFDTQIAKREHIANLIRLFKNMGVTSMLISGNMAAGSNILQSEIPVSSLADVLILLKHMDIGKEIRKTMSILKMHGSDHEKHLISYDITSEGISIGEFLKDM